The genomic window aaactattgttgcgtttttttgggggggtttgcgatatattgggaaattatattgcgatattaaaaatatatacatatacgtatatattttcTTAAAGAAATttccactagatgacttgaataagtatttgattcacaaggaccacagtgtacagtgacccCTCGTTTTCCGCGTTTAGtgaggaccagaacccgccgcgataactgAAAAACCGCAAAATAGCGCCCCCTcccaaaacaatttttttttttgtgtgtgtgtgtgtgttcaatgtatttattcagatttagcatttactTACCTTGGCTGTGATtcctggagtgacatgtagaaattacgaaCTCCTCAAGATCACTTCTAGCGTTTATTGCCATGACATAACATGTCCGGCTGCCTCGAACGTctcgacacacacacattcattccagcgcgttaacaagttaaatgatgattgacatgaGGCGCATGTGAAGtcggcttctctggcaagagcaAAGACAACCATCTGTCaagatcgttaactttaattagTGCCACAGTGACTAAGGATCAAAGAGCTGGGAGGTGGATGTGCGAGCGCATGAAGTttgtgggataaaaaaaaaacaactattgcacgtccttgcgatgggaccgcacgtcgcgatggcgatgtttaaacgatatatcgttcaagcttaattattttaaatattaaggTATCTGCTGTTATGGTAGTTTTTGATTTCTGTGACTCTTCCAGGACCCACAAGGAGAAGCCAAGAGCTCCGCAGCCTGCCGGTCCCAGCAAAGTTGTCCAGTCATCCCCCCTACAGCACTCCTTTCTCACCGACGTGTCCGACGTGAGAGAGATGGAGGGAGGCCTCTTGAACCTCCTCAACGACTTCCATTCTGGCAAACTGCAGGCTTTTGGTAAAATAAATTGCAAGCGCTCATCACACAAAGTAGATCAGCAAAGATCAAAGCTCCACTGCTATTTTTACACACAAGATATGcatgtttttttaggtaaagtgtGCTCCTTTGAGCAACTGGAGCATGTGCGCGAGATGCAGGAGAAGCTGGCGCGTCTTCACTTCAGCATGGACAGCCACGTGGAGGAGCTTTCCGAGGACCAGAGGAAGTGCGCCTCTGATCTCAACCTGGAGCACCTGCTCTGCAACGTAAGGCgaaattaggggtgggaacctttgggtaactcacgatacgatttgcgatgcaaGGCTCAAGATAATCTTACAATTttgcgatacatgggtcaggaaatcattctagaatattctgCAATACAACTaatagtaggagtgggaacctcagggcacctcacgatacgatacgagtcgcgatcagtgttgttaatcttactgaaaaaaagtaattaattatagttacaaattacttctcccaaaaagtaattgcgttagtaactcaattacctgagtgtaagaataattagttacttggcaaagtaattggtgataattactttttttttcctcaaaaaaaaaataaaaaaaaaacattggccacactatgtgaagtttttttgtgaaggtttttggtacaattggcccgagcccaattctttaccctaatttacccttcaccctgaatcaactgttaaaagttgttaaaattgctcccattattgcattagttcccttctctctactttcgacaaatgaaagttttaaaactatttcatcatttaaagatagattcaagtcaagattttgctgatttagaagtattttagataaaaagttacttaagttcgttaggaaggttctctacaacagagccgtaataaaaggtctactgctttaagatggcggctgtttactaacgcatctagtgccgtgtctgtcattttgcatttagttatatctatatacagtatatgcagtgttgttaattttactttaaaatagtaattaattacagttacaaattacttctcccaaaaagtaattgcgttagtaactcagttagctgaatgtaagagtaattagttacttggcaaagtaactagtgatattttttttttctcaaaaaaaaacaaacaaacaaacaaacaaaaaaaaaacaggtcacacaatgtgaagtttaaaggatttgggggacaattggccctagcccaattctttaccctccacttaactagacacaagggtattgcgataactagctagtaacctttgctatgtgtggaagtcatttaaagttgtgaatcaaccgttaaagttgttaaaattgctcccgttattgcattagttcccttctgtctactttaaacacgtgtaagttttaaaactgtttcatcatttaaagatagatttaagttaagattttgccgatttagaagcattttagatttaaaaaaaaaaaaaaaaaaaaaaaaaagttacttaggttcgctaggaaggatctctacatcagggccttcctgagaggtctactgctttaagatggcggctgtttactaacgcatgtagtccttaaaacatgttggcaatgcagctgtgtccgtttttgcatctagttctataatatgatctctaccgtgtcatgtgggcgtagtttgtcggctatggctacagtcaggtattattggagccacctagcatcgcggttgcaacggcgtcttccccactgctgctctgctctcgtccccgtgagtccgtttctctcagactttttttattcaaccaacttagtaacgcatagtaacgcacgcctttcccgcctcagtaacggtaacggcgttgccaagatgagaaaagtaattaattagattactcattgctgaaaaaaataacgccgttagtaacgcagttatattgtaacgccgttattaacaacactggtcgcgaTAcagggctcacgataacgattatctcacgatatcacgagACAGCGATTattgatatattggtcagaaattggatacatgatattgtacgatacaactgttgaaacgaaaaaaaaaagatatttcaaagtagaaaaaatactgtttaagtcatttattaaacagtgacaccttttctgtgcaacattgctgtaaaatataaatctactgcaaattgtgcatgtgcacatatagaggaaacaaaccacaaccactgatacagtatctcttggagagatcatgatgaatggcacccttaatttctttaaagttttaaatcttgaaaaaaaaaaaaaaactgtaggtgtcagtcagcagttgagcttggagtggggcaatgataaaattggtgggtcttttcttcttatatgacctttgttgccaaaagcattggtttgagcacttccactatctgcttcagcatttcagatgtcagacttggtcagtcagtcttcctcaccttaaaaacaacaaaataaaacataaaatattagctacttcatagcttttgagttgaaatcctgatttttttgtgttggaagtattgaattaaaaaaaaaagaattgaatgtatagagatTAAAATTCCAATAATtagctatttttaatatgtaggct from Corythoichthys intestinalis isolate RoL2023-P3 chromosome 15, ASM3026506v1, whole genome shotgun sequence includes these protein-coding regions:
- the ccdc28b gene encoding coiled-coil domain-containing protein 28B, producing the protein MEDKRKKRSPKVSLPQPPPPPVNPRKVSVLPASKSATFSLGLPQPPSPKNRGKFKRSIGATGQPKEVFAGVVAPPKTSRTHKEKPRAPQPAGPSKVVQSSPLQHSFLTDVSDVREMEGGLLNLLNDFHSGKLQAFGKVCSFEQLEHVREMQEKLARLHFSMDSHVEELSEDQRKCASDLNLEHLLCNLEELSTSIQKLHLAENQDLPKTSAP